From a single Balearica regulorum gibbericeps isolate bBalReg1 chromosome 11, bBalReg1.pri, whole genome shotgun sequence genomic region:
- the LOC104639660 gene encoding LOW QUALITY PROTEIN: uncharacterized protein LOC104639660 (The sequence of the model RefSeq protein was modified relative to this genomic sequence to represent the inferred CDS: inserted 1 base in 1 codon; deleted 2 bases in 1 codon) yields the protein MQSPAPEEEQPHVSIYAESHPDGKQLCRKGPGGPSGHQVEHERQRGPIYKDARLRAKGKAIICAILGASLAAAVEARDCCCTAESLTIESLKSLTRSLQGQVAELKEQLKAEKDQVKYLQTALKEQLLADTTCEEIPPRSEIGYPFNDLQAAKEKVEKLEPLLLLPLVKTKYIYDDEQDQSPQVTTKEVPYTAVELMKLKKEFGQTPKEPETEYVWRVSLSGGEQILLSEREAEGYWGPGVFLTTGNHHAPWSLTQQAAYWAGGLNPLERGDPPAITGTVDQLVESVQKAACLQMMYDRKLEPGQESPMMMPVDPKRMTPLIRGLPDSLKPIGIQLQGKIQAMPQGDRVAAALEGLTPHRRPLDRKMWTWGEVAQELINYGRKYGPVNPPTAKTDPRGLRRAXSKKIVPRPGNDRKVPLSKPPGGRDVPNRHNRLWAEGQQKGIPCDLMDRLPTDKLEKLVTGWPTKSANEEVYFEDTAPSAPSLIDL from the exons CTACAAAGATGCGAGACTAAGagcaaaaggcaaagcaatTATTTGTGCCATTCTTGGTGCTAGTTTGGCTGCCGCGGTAGAGGCTAGAGATTGTTGCTGTACTGCGGAGTCCCTGACTATCGAATCCCTTAAAAGCCTTACCCGGTCCCTTCAGGGGCAAGTGgcagaattaaaagaacaacttaAGGCGGAAAAGGatcaagtgaaatatttgcaaactgcCCTTAAGGAGCAGCTCCTTGCAGATACTACCTGTGAGGAAATTCCCCCAAGATCTGAAATTGGCTACCCCTTTAATGACCTGCAGGCAGCGAAAGAGAAAGTAGAGAAATTAGAACCACTTTTGCTGCTACCCTTGGTCAAGACCAAGTACATTTATGATGATGAGCAGGACCAGTCCCCCCAAGTTACAACCAAGGAAGTCCCTTATACTGCTGTCGAGTTGATGAAACTAAAGAAGGAATTTGGCCAAACCCCTAAGGAGCCAGAAACAGAGTATGTGTGGAGAGTGTCGCTGTCTGGGGGGGAACAGATTCTGTTAAGTGAAAGAGAGGCGGAAGGGTATTGGGGACCAGGAGTGTTTTTAACTACTGGGAACCACCATGCCCCCTGGTCTCTGACCCAGCAGGCAGCCTATTGGGCAGGTGGCTTGAACCCCTTGGAGAGGGGGGACCCTCCGGCGATTACGGGGACTGTGGATCAATTAGTAGAGAgtgtgcagaaggcagcttGTCTGCAGATGATGTATGACCGAAAGTTGGAACCTGGACAGGAGTCCCCAATGATGATGCCAGTGGATCCCAAACGGATGACCCCCCTTATAAGGGGACTCCCCGATTCCTTGAAACCGATTGGTATAcaattacagggaaaaatacaagcaaTGCCCCAAGGCGACAGAGTTGCGGCTGCTTTAGAAGGACTTACACCGCACCGCCGACCCTTGGACAGGAAAATGTGGACCTGG GGGGAGGTGGCCCAAGAACTGATCAATTATGGGCGCAAGTATGGCCCTGTTAACCCTCCAACTGCCAAAACAGACCCCAGGGGCTTGAGGCGAG GAAGTAAAAAAATAGTTCCACGCCCCGGGAATGATAGGAAAGTACCTCTCTCCAAACCACCGGGAGGGAGAGATGTCCCGAACAGACATAATAGACTGTGGGCGGAGGGACAACAGAAAGGGATTCCATGTGACTTGATGGACAGACTGCCAACagacaaattagaaaagttGGTAACAGGATGGCCCACTAAATCGGCAAATGAAGAAGTGTATTTTGAGGATACTGCTCCCAGTGCACCCTCCTTGATtgatttatga